TAGAGTCTAGTAGTCCTAAAATCCATCCAACACTATGTCTATGCAAAGCCAATGCTAGAACACACACATAAATCCTCAGAACTCCTCACCAGCACCAATGTAAACCTCCATTTTCCCACTTTTAGAAGTACACTTAATTAATTGATCATGATGGAAGAGTGTGATTATGAAAAGCATGTGTGATTTTCAAAGTTATCCATTTGATATACAGATGCTAATGCACATTGATAGCGTTCTGTTTGTACAATTGTGTGTAATAGCACTTGCATGGAGAAAGCTAGCTTTGAGAAACTTGAATTAGTACTTAGGTACAACAGAGCTGTAGCCAAGTCCATGCCCAAGGTCTGATTGCATTTCATGTGGATtacccagagctgagctctgaagTTCCACAGGCTCCCCGCATTCCATAGCCAGCTGTCTTATGACTGGCTACTGATGCTGTTGGATAGTACCTGCCTTTTTGTAATTGTAAACAgtgattttctggttttgtgccTTGACCCTTTTCTGCTCCTTGACCTGGGAGCCTCTGACACTCTTACTTAATACTCAGCTATCCTGCTGATATTAATCCTGCTGATTTTTTATTCCCTAGTGCTGGAGACAAAGTGTTCAGTGCTGAATGGGGAACAAGGGACAGTGACGTCTGCAGAGACAGTGTGATCCAGATaggaacaggcacagaaacTTGTACAGTTCTGTGGATTTCTGTAGCCAGACAGATATAATGActtttggaaacagaaatttgTAATTGCCTTCACATTCAACAATGTTGGAGTAGCTAACATCAAATTCAGCTTTTTACTGGAAGTGCAagttggaaagaaaacagtgatgTTTTCTAAGCATCTCTGATGTGTTCAACACTGCATGAGTAATCCTTATACTATAAAACATGGTTTGAATTTTGGTCATGTTTCACAGATACTGCTTTTAAAGTTGAATAGGCCGTATATCTGCCTTTCTGGATGAAGTATTGCATTTTTCATAGCCTGGGTTATTTCTCTGTTGTAAGAAACTTCGTTTTGGCACACCCATCATTTTCAGTACTGCACGGGGTTGTGGTttttgctccagcctgggaacaAAGCCTGGACTTTGCTATGAGTGGTTTACCCCCAGCATGGCATCTGAAATCTTAGCCTTCTCTGTGGCTAAATGAAACCAGAGGAtccacacagacagacagaggaTCTCTGCTCTGACCGGCAATTACAAATGAGACCTTTGCTGGATGTGATGATCAATAGGAGTGTGTGGGAGGAGGTAACAGCAAGAGGTGAACATGCAGCACTGGAGGCAATCAACGTGATAGAGAGATCAGAGTCTTTTTATTGCCTCaaacaaaatgctgctgttgaAAATTTCTTGTTAAACCAcactccttttttcccttgaaaaaaTTCCTGCCTGCTTGGAAAAATGCATGCCTGGACCCgtttaatttttctctaaacaacttctttgtgtgtgtgctcacaTTGTATTGTCTTTTCAAGCTGTTCCTAGCTCCCCTTCCTAGCTTCTCTACAAATGACCAGCTGGTAAGAGTTTGTTAACAGCTGTGAGAATTTTGTAAACAAGGTTTTCCAGTTTCCTCCTTCTCTGTATGATCTTCCCTTCCCATAAGGAGACAGCCCAGTTACTGCTCCTGTTGCCTTGAAGGCAGGAACGTCCCCATAGCCACTTCAGAGCTGTGATCTGGAAGCGAAGTCTGCTCACGGGCAGACCCAGCTCGCTGCCTCCTTGTCCCAACAACCACATGGCCAAATGTCTCCTGCCAGCAAACTGCTCCTCAGCCGCCCTGTTGTACCCCAGCCTTGGCACAGAGGAGGCTGAACATCGTCCTTCATCTTGCATGTTCTTCTTGGCATGCCACTGCTTTTCTTAGTGGGAAGAGCTGCCCCTGCCACCACCATGGCCATGAGGCCTGGGCAGGTTTGACCTGCCAGGGATCTTCTCAGTGAGAGTATTCGCGGACACGAGGCCACTGGGCTTGCTGAACCAAATGTCACTGGGAAAGTGTGAATGTGTTCACTGATGCTAGGTCTCCTTTTGTCGACTGCACTATTTCTCTCCCAAAACATTTCACACAGGTTGTATGATGCTCCCCAAGAACCTGCTAAGTGGTATGATATTTGACCTCAAGCACCATTCACAGTTGTTGCATTAGCAGTTACTTCTATCCTGGGCCTTTTGATACTGCTTCTTTCACCGGAGCCCTTGCTCTTGGTGGCCTTGAGCCTCCCCACATTGTTGTTCCCACCTGTCCATATTCAAGCATTCACATCCTCATCAGCTTGTTGTTCATCATCACTGTCTACCACCCACCTCCATCCCCCGCCACTCTTTCAGAGGCTCTTCCTTCCAGCACATCATGTTTCTCCTTAGCTCACGGGGCTTACTCTGCCTCATGTCAGATCCCTGTGCTGAGATCCAAGCCTAGTCTCCCTGTTCTGCACGCCCAACTTCCACTTTCATCTCTGTGTGTCCAATGTCCACCGTCTCCCTCAGCCATCCCAGCCGCCAGGGGCGAGGGAATAGTTTCCCAGtctgctcacagccctgggctgtggaCGAGCACAGGGATCGCGGGTAGGGTGCGGCTGGGCTGGCCGCCTTCCCGTCGGTCGCCCTCAGAGATGGATCCGTTGTTCGGGACGAGGGCCAGGGACGGCCGGCGCTTTGGGACGCCGACTGGGGCGGTGTGGGGCTGGAGCCGGAGTCCAGCCGCGCTGTGCGGGCTCTCGGGGCCCTGGGGCGGTGGGTGCCGGAGCCCAGCCGGAGTCCAGCCGCGCCGTGCGGGCTCTCGGGGCCCTGGGGCGGTGGGTGCCGGAGCCCAGCCGGAGTCCAGCCGCGCCGTGCGGGCTCTCGGGGCCCTGGGGCGGTGGGTGCCGGAGCCCAGCCGGAGTCCAGCCGCGCCGTGCGGGCTCTCGGGGCCCTGGGGCGGTGGGTGCCGGAGCCCAGCCGGAGTCCAGCCGCGCCGTGCGGGCTCTCGGGGCCCTGGGGCGGTGGGTGCCGGAGCCCAGCCGGAGTCCAGCCGCGCCGTGCGGGCTCTCGGGGCCCTGGGGCGGTGGGTGCCGGAGCCCAGCCGGAGTCCAGCCGCGCCGTGCGGGCTCTCGGGGCCCTGGGGCGGTGGGTGCCGGAGCCCAGCCGGAGTCCAGCCGCGCCGTGCGGGCTCTCGGGGCCCTGGGGCGGTGGGTGCCGGAGCCCAGCCGGAGTCCAGCCGCGCCGTGCGGGCTCTCGGGGCCCTGGGGCGGTGGGTGCCGGAGCCCAGCCGGAGTCCAGCCGCGCCGTGCGGGCTCTCGGGGCCCTGGGGCGGTGGGTGCCGGAGCCCAGCCGGAGTCCAGCCGCGCCGTGCGGGCTCTCGGGGCCCTGGGGCGGTGGGTGCCGGAGCCCAGCCGGAGTCCAGCCGCGCCGTGCGGGCTCTCGGGGCCCTGGGGCGGTGGGTGCCGGAGCCCAGCCGGAGTCCAGCCGCGCCGTGCGGGCTCTCGGGGCCCTGGGGCGGTGGGTGCCGGAGCCCAGCCGGAGTCCAGCCGCGCCGTGCGGGCTCTCGGGGCCCTGGGGCGGTGGGTGCCGGAGCCCAGCCGGAGTCCAGCCGCGCCGTGCGGGCTCTCGGGGCCCTGGGGCGGTGGGTGCCGGAGCCCAGCCGGAGTCCAGCCGCGCCGTGCGGGCTCTCGGGGCCCTGGGGCGGTGGGTGCCGGAGCCCAGCCGGAGTCCAGCCGCGCCGTGCGGGCTCTCGGGGCCCTGGGGCGGTGGGTGCCGGAGCCCAGCCGGAGTCCAGCCGCGCCGTGCGGGCTCTCGGGGCCCTGGGGCGGTGGGTGCCGGAGCCCAGCCGGAGTCCAGCCGCGCCGTGCGGGCTCTCGGGGCCCTGGGGCGGTGGGTGCCGGAGCCCAGCCGGAGTCCAGCCGCGCCGTGCGGGCTCTCGGGGCCCTGGGGCGGTGGGTGCCGGAGCCCAGCCGGAGTCCAGCCGCGCCGTGCGGGCTCTCGGGGCCCTGGGGCGGTGGGTGCCGGAGCCCAGCCGGAGTCCAGCCGCGCCGTGCGGGCTCTCGGGGCCCTGGGGCGGTGGGTGCCGGAGCCCAGCCGGAGTCCAGCCGCGCCGTGCGGGCTCTCGGGGCCCTGGGGCGGTGGGTGCCGGAGCCCAGCCGGAGTCCAGCCGCGCCGTGCGGGCTCTCGGGGCCCTGGGGCGGTGGGTGCCGGAGCCCAGCCGGAGTCCAGCCGCGCCGTGCGGGCTCTCGGGGCCCTGGGGCGGTGGGTGCCGGAGCCCAGCCGGAGTCCAGCCGCGCCGTGCGGGCTCTCGGGGCCCTGGGGCGGTGGGTGCCGGAGCCCAGCCGGAGTCCAGcaagggagcagagcagaacgAGGCGGGACGGGACgatgaagggaagggaagggaagggaagggaagggaagggaagggaagggaaggggggggggggggggggggggggggggggggggggggggggggggggggggggggggggggggggggggggggggggggggggggggggggggggcgccggggCGGGCGCGGGCTGACGGCGCTCTGTGCTCTCTCGGCAGATCGAGGcgctgcaggaggtgctggagaagCTCAAGAGCAAGAGGGGACCGCACTACGAGAAGAAGTTCGGGCAGGTGCCCATGGTGGGTGTCCCGGCGGGACGGGTCGGGACGGGACCGGgaagggaataaaaaggaagggaaagggagcagagcagaacgAGGCGGGACGGGACgatgaagggaagggaagggaagggaagggaagggaagggaagggaagggaagggtcTAGACGGGACAGGACGACACGGGAGAGAATGGGACTAGGCtggacgggacgggacgggacagGACTGGGCGGCCGCTGGTGGCGGTCCCACATACCGCCGGCCGCTGCCCGCAGTGCGACGCCGGGGAGCAGTGCGCCGTGAGGAAGGGGGCTCGCATCGGGAAGCTCTGTGACTGCCCCCGGGGGACGTCGTGCAATTCCTTCCTCCTCAAGTGCCTGTAAGCAGGGGCGCCCCGGGACAAGCCGCCGGGAGCGCGGGCACTGACGTCCCGACGTGCCGGCGGCTTCCCGCAGCTCCTCCGCCCGAGAAAAGCAGCGAAAAGCCCCCGCGTCGCCCGTGTAACGCCGTCCGTGACATCCGACATCCGTGgagctgttttcttcctctcccccgCCCcacccttcctctccctctcctctaCCCCCGCTAGTTTTTGTCCGTCCAGGAATGTCCCGGGCCGTGCCTTGGGAGCAGAGGTGCCGGTCCCGGGAGCTGCAGTGCCGTCCCAGTGCAGACCCGAGTAGTGCCAAGCCGTGCCGCGGAGCGGTACTGGCGCCGTGCCGTGCCCCGGGCTGTCCGGCTCCTTCCTCGGGCGGGAAACACCCATCCGCTGCCGGCTGGAGGAGCCGGGGGATTCCCCTGGGGAGGGCCGGGGGTAGCGGGACAGGCGGGATGCGGATGTGTCCAAAGCACCCTGGCCCTCTCTCTCTTGCCTCCCCGCTGAGAGGACCCAGCCCGGCACACCCCAGAGCgagcagcctgcagctctcGGTGGGGTTCATCCGCACCGCCGGCCTCAGGCCAAATCCGGCTGTGCTCACCCGGCGCTGCAGAAAGACGGCATGAGAGGCTCATGGTGTGCAGGGGGCCGGCACTAGCCTGGCTGGGGTGCGGCTGGGGCGAAATCGGTTGCTTTACCAGGGCCACCACGGAGAGAAAGCTGTCTGGATTCGTTGCAAACTACCTGGGGATATCCTAGTCACCTAGACCAAATGACTCACGTTTCTACAATGAGCTGATGTATATAAACATGTCTGTCCTCCACAGGTACACTTGTATTTCAGTGAACTCATAATGTGTTTTAATCCTTTGTCTGTATTAATAAAGTCAGTGTTCTGATGACGGTATTTTGGGTGGTTTAATTCACACATGGGAAACCGTTGCACAACTCCAGAACTACTGCAGGTGTTACTGTGTGCTGTAGCCAGGCTGTCAGCCAGGTCAGGGCAGGACTAGAAGTCAAGGTTCATATGTTTTGGTGCTGCTCCACTGACGTCTGCTCCCTCCCCGCAGGCAGCCAGAGGGACTGTGACAAAAACAGAGGCTCAGGACCTCAGGTTTTTCTTTGGGAGAGGACAGAGTGTATCCTGGCTGCAGTGACTTGTCTGGGGAGGCAGTGTACGGGGGACAACCACCATGAGCTGGGTCATCTGTGTTACTTTGTGTTTGATTCCCATAAATGATGGATCAAATGATGAAGGAACTTCTTGCCTCTCCTTTGCCACAATTTGTAAGAACCAGCTCTTAATTCTGTCAGCATGGAGATGAGGGGCTGCATGGGCCAAGACAGAGACAAAGACATACGAGgaaatttcatatttcatgCTGGAGAAAGCACAAATTTAGGTGAGAGTTTTGTGAGAAAAATGCTTCTATAAGGCATTCGCTTTACTCCTAAACAATAAGAGCACATAAGCCATTCTGACTGAAACAGGTACAGGGAAGCTGACTTCAAAAAGAAGTCGCTGCTCATTTTGCTATTATTAATTCTGGTATTTTAGTtgctggggtttatttttgctATCAGTTGTTATTTTCCAGCACCGGAATGAACTCTTcttagcctggagaaggacAAAATAAAGGGTATCTGAAAACTCCCAGGGTGTGAAGGCTCTTTTAACCAGTAGGGCCACAAGACTGAGGTATTCAGGGGCAAGGGAGTAGTGGCCTGGGGGACTGTGTATGTGGGGGAGTCAGGAGGGGAGGGTTAAATAAAGCAGGAGCCATGGTGCACTTGGTGGGAACACTGTTCAGGGAGGACTTGACAGAGGGAAATGGATATGCAGTGATatgagcagggagggagcagtcAGGAGtgacagccagctctgcctgcaacTTTTGTGACTGTGGGTGAGTAACACCTGTTGGGGACAGGTGTGATAGTGCATTCgcagggctggagccctgtGTCAGGTTTTGCACACTTGCAACTGCTTGTGGATATTTTTATGGTATTTCCCAGAGATATTGTAGAAATCCCTTATTTTTCAAggaataatgaaaacatttctgtggcaTCTCTGGTTCACATGAAACAATAACCAGGacttttggtatttttcataGACTGGCTGTTTGATGGTCTCATCAGCGCTGTGTCCTGCCCCAAGTACCACAATCATCTCAATGAACTGCTCGTGTAGATTGACTCTACATGTAGCATTTACTGAAGGTATATTTACACAGAATTGGACTGAAACATAAAATATTGGACTAAAATCTATCAAGAACTATTCAGCATATGTGTTGACTTTATAGTTCTTGTTTTGCCTGATTGTAGTGCTCAAAATTATAAATGTGGTATACATAATGATCAAAACTGTAAATCTAAAACCTAACTTAAGGAATCAgaattttgggtttattttcatgATGCTGACATCATGAAAACACTCTGCAATATTGTGTGACTAACCTGAGGGCTTTTAACTTGTTGATTATATGCATGACCATGTACATGACAATTACAGATGCTTCTatttagagattaaaaaaataggtGAGGAGAGAAACTTGTGATGTAAGAATTAGGATAGAACCAGCATTTGTGGGTGTTTCACTCTTGAAATCAATTACATGGAATgacaaaattttttaatttcaaataccTCCTGATTTCACCATACTAACACTTCCAAGGTGTGCCTTACATACAATGTGTCTGAAACAAGAAGCAGGGAATTTGAGGGTTCTTCTTGGATTCAGACACCAGAGAGGGTTGCAAGAGAGCCTGGATTCAATAATTGTAGTTGAGAATTAATGTCTTTACTGAGTATGAAGTAGAAAAACTCAGTTTCTTCAAGTCCTATTGTATTAGAAGTCAACCACAGTAAATCTGCTTGCCTCCTACCAACACCATATGAAGAACAATTTTTTCTTACTGACTGGATCTTCCAGCTAGAAAGAGATGCTAGAAAGAGAAACTGCTCCTGATGGGCTGGTTGCCGTGTCCTTTCTTTCTGTGTGGTGGGTTGACCAGCAGTTTCAGCTGgccccacagcccaggggatctgtgctgtgtgtttgggTTACCAGTTTCAGAGGCTTCTGGCAGCTCTCAGGCGCTTGAGTTTGGCTAAAACTTTACCCCTGTCTTCAGCTACTCTGCACATGAAGACCAAACCATAGGGAGATACCATGAAGAAGTCCAGCAAAAAGGTGTTAATTCAATATACAACTGCTATCTGAAATACATAGAAATGAAATACACTGCTAGAAATCAAGGAATCCATGCAGAAACCATGGGGCATCTGTCACTAGTCCAACCCCAATGGAGAAGCTAGTTGAACATCAAGCAGCTGGACAAAGAGGCCCAGCCAGTTTGTCTCTTCTCCTCACCATCTGTGGATTTTCCCCATGTCGTACCTGTCAGCACAGTGTGATCCTCCTTCTTCTAGAGCAAACCTCTTCCCAGGGACCACCTAGTCAAAACTCAAAGACAAAGATGAACAACTTACACTACTCATCTGCAGCCAAGTCTTCTCCAGGAGGCTCTACACAATTCTCAGGCTTGGTGTTTCTGGTGGAGGCAGGCACCACCCTTCATTAACCAACACCTGGAAAATGTATGCCTATGGGTGGCAGCCCCTGGGGTAAGAGATTGCACAAATACTGACAGGAAAACTGAGGGTCACCTCAGAAGTCACTGAGTTTGGAGGTAACATTGCATGgataaaatgtatttcacatATATTGAACAAATTCCATGACATTTCTCTGTGAGGTGGTTTTGCTACTTCTCAGATTCTGGGGTGTTTTTGGTTGTTGTAGTAGGTTTGGCTTGTTTACCCTTCTTTCAGCACCCCATTTCCCTCAGTACCTCCCTCTTCAAGTCAGCAGAGAAAATAGTTGCACACCAATCAACACTAACAGAATATGTGTATGTTTTAAAGCATTCTACTTTTTTGTAATTTGTATAGAAGTACATGGCATTGCATCCAGCCAGTTGCTCCTCCTTGTGGGGTTTCAGTTTATCAAAAGTAGTGGGGACTTTATGCCTTTCTTCTGGGGGTGGATCCACCACTGGAGCTGGGCAAAAACGAAACCAGTAGAAGGAACAAGAGGTGGCAGTGTTGTAACGCAATTACATTCTCAGCACACAGTTGTCTCCTCTAAATGTGTGCGTTAGCTTAACAGTGaggaatgggatttggggggatgctttttcttttttttttttttttttttttttttttttttttttttttttttttgggggggggggggggggggggggggggggggggggggggggggggggggggggggggggggggggggggggggggggggggggggggggggggggggggggggggggggggggggggggggggggggggggggggggggggggggggggggggggggggggggggggggggggggggggggggggggggggggggggggggggggggggggggggggggggggggggggggggggggggggggggggggggg
This genomic interval from Ficedula albicollis isolate OC2 chromosome Z, FicAlb1.5, whole genome shotgun sequence contains the following:
- the CARTPT gene encoding cocaine- and amphetamine-regulated transcript protein — translated: MKPEDPHRQTEDLCSDRQLQMRPLLDVMINRSVWEEVTARAIPAARGEGIVSQSAHSPGLWTSTGIAGRVRLGWPPSRRSPSEMDPLFGTRARDGRRFGTPTGAVWGWSRSPAALCGLSGPWGGGCRSPAGVQPRRAGSRGPGAVGAGAQPESSRAVRALGALGRWVPEPSRSPAAPCGLSGPWGGGCRSPAGVQPRRAGSRGPGAVGAGAQPESSRAVRALGALGRWVPEPSRSPAAPCGLSGPWGGGCRSPAGVQPRRAGSRGPGAVGAGAQPESSRAVRALGALGRWVPEPSRSPAAPCGLSGPWGGGCRSPAGVQPRRAGSRGPGAVGAGAQPESSRAVRALGALGRWVPEPSRSPAAPCGLSGPWGGGCRSPAGVQPRRAGSRGPGAVGAGAQPESSRAVRALGALGRWVPEPSRSPAAPCGLSGPWGGGCRSPAGVQPRRAGSRGPGAVGAGAQPESSRAVRALGALGRWVPEPSRSPAAPCGLSGPWGGGCRSPAGVQPRRAGSRGPGAVGAGAQPESSRAVRALGALGRWVPEPSRSPAAPCGLSGPWGGGCRSPAGVQPRRAGSRGPGAVGAGAQPESSRAVRALGALGRWVPEPSRSPAAPCGLSGPWGGGCRSPAGVQPRRAGSRGPGAVGAGAQPESSKGAEQNEIEALQEVLEKLKSKRGPHYEKKFGQVPMCDAGEQCAVRKGARIGKLCDCPRGTSCNSFLLKCL